A window of Sphingobacterium sp. lm-10 contains these coding sequences:
- the rlmN gene encoding 23S rRNA (adenine(2503)-C(2))-methyltransferase RlmN, translating to MKDNVKLVDIRSLSEDQLKVKLTEMGEQAFRAKQIYEWLWQKSCTSFDEMSNLSKALRENLKNHFTINAAQVRQSQISTDKTIKSTFTLYDGNVIEGVLIPADSRMTACVSSQVGCSLTCKFCATGYMDRKRNLNADEIYDQVVLIAKQAEDHYQQPLSNIVYMGMGEPLLNYANMMKSIERITSPTGLNMAAKRITVSTAGIAKMIKKLGDDEVRFNLALSLHAANDEKRNEIMPINEQNTLKALAEALKYYYAKTKNAVTFEYIVFHHFNDELEDARDLAKFCKHIPCKVNIIEYNPIALADFVNAEADKIDVFADYLRSQGVITNVRRSRGKDIDAACGQLAIKDKTAEEV from the coding sequence GTGAAGGATAATGTAAAATTGGTGGATATCAGAAGTTTGAGTGAAGATCAGTTGAAGGTCAAACTCACCGAGATGGGGGAGCAAGCGTTCCGCGCAAAGCAAATTTATGAATGGCTTTGGCAGAAATCCTGTACCTCGTTCGATGAGATGAGCAACCTCAGCAAAGCGCTCAGGGAGAACCTGAAAAACCATTTTACCATCAATGCGGCACAGGTTCGGCAATCGCAAATCAGCACCGATAAGACCATCAAAAGCACCTTTACGCTGTATGATGGCAACGTAATTGAGGGCGTGTTGATTCCGGCCGATTCCCGGATGACTGCTTGTGTAAGTTCACAGGTAGGATGCAGCTTGACGTGTAAGTTCTGTGCTACTGGCTACATGGATCGCAAGCGAAACTTGAATGCCGATGAAATCTATGATCAAGTTGTGCTGATTGCCAAGCAAGCAGAAGATCATTATCAACAACCGCTATCTAACATCGTGTACATGGGTATGGGTGAGCCATTGCTCAACTATGCTAATATGATGAAATCGATAGAACGAATTACTTCGCCAACTGGTCTCAATATGGCGGCCAAACGTATTACGGTAAGTACCGCGGGTATCGCCAAGATGATAAAAAAACTGGGTGACGATGAAGTTCGTTTCAATCTGGCGCTCTCTCTACATGCAGCCAACGATGAGAAGCGGAACGAAATTATGCCCATTAATGAGCAAAATACGCTGAAAGCATTGGCCGAAGCACTCAAATATTATTACGCCAAAACCAAGAATGCAGTAACGTTTGAATACATCGTATTCCATCATTTCAATGATGAGCTGGAAGACGCCAGAGATTTAGCGAAATTCTGTAAACACATTCCGTGCAAGGTAAATATCATTGAGTACAACCCGATTGCCTTGGCAGATTTTGTAAATGCGGAAGCCGATAAGATCGATGTATTTGCAGATTACCTACGTAGTCAAGGCGTAATCACCAACGTACGGCGCAGTCGGGGTAAAGACATTGATGCCGCATGTGGCCAATTAGCGATTAAAGATAAAACTGCCGAAGAAGTATAG
- a CDS encoding ComF family protein, giving the protein MYRLDRYWHGFVHILFPQRCAGCDTTLCHQERILCTTCLYHLPKTNYHLDPENETAKQLWGKVVFHRAASLLTLSKSSRVQRIIHHLKYGQQPDVGIYLGKMYGKILRSTPIVKGVDLIVPIPIHPVKKRRRGYNQSEYFARGLSEVLNIPYDTALLKRTVNSVSQTRKSRAARYDNVEGVFTFVPQRRARAIAHVLLVDDVITTGATISIAAQQLIDGLGCEVSILTIARA; this is encoded by the coding sequence ATGTATAGACTAGATAGATACTGGCACGGATTCGTGCATATTCTCTTTCCGCAACGATGTGCTGGGTGCGATACGACGCTCTGCCATCAGGAGCGAATCCTGTGTACTACCTGTTTGTACCATCTACCGAAAACCAACTATCATCTGGATCCCGAAAACGAAACAGCGAAGCAGCTGTGGGGCAAGGTGGTATTCCACCGTGCGGCATCTTTGCTGACGCTATCTAAATCATCCCGCGTTCAGCGGATAATTCACCACCTTAAATATGGACAACAACCTGATGTTGGAATCTATCTGGGTAAGATGTACGGCAAAATCCTACGGAGCACGCCAATAGTGAAGGGAGTAGACCTGATTGTTCCCATTCCCATACATCCGGTTAAAAAGAGGCGACGTGGCTATAATCAATCGGAGTATTTTGCACGTGGGCTGAGTGAAGTATTAAATATTCCCTACGATACGGCGCTGTTGAAACGCACGGTCAATTCGGTTTCTCAAACCCGTAAATCCCGCGCAGCACGTTATGATAATGTAGAGGGGGTATTTACTTTTGTGCCGCAGCGACGAGCTAGGGCAATTGCCCATGTGCTGCTAGTGGATGATGTAATTACGACAGGCGCTACCATTTCTATTGCTGCGCAACAGCTGATCGATGGTTTAGGTTGTGAAGTATCAATTCTTACCATAGCACGTGCTTAG
- a CDS encoding VanZ family protein, with amino-acid sequence MRFILSYSWAFLWTICMLYLMLKSPGNTPIPLYEGFDKIAHCGSFFLLAALFLYGAVAYTKGMARKYLSAFWVLLGTGSFAFFTEFAQYYFTSTRQADWWDIFADAVGIGMALFAYLLFYRKRF; translated from the coding sequence ATGCGTTTTATTCTAAGCTATTCCTGGGCATTCCTCTGGACCATCTGCATGCTGTACCTCATGCTGAAATCACCAGGGAATACTCCAATACCGCTTTACGAAGGTTTTGATAAGATTGCCCATTGTGGCAGTTTTTTTCTTCTTGCCGCGCTGTTTCTGTATGGAGCAGTAGCCTACACTAAAGGCATGGCAAGGAAGTACCTCTCTGCATTTTGGGTATTGCTAGGTACCGGTTCTTTTGCTTTTTTCACAGAGTTTGCCCAATACTATTTTACCAGTACACGGCAGGCAGATTGGTGGGATATATTTGCGGATGCCGTTGGTATTGGCATGGCACTATTTGCGTATCTTTTGTTTTATCGAAAACGATTTTAG
- a CDS encoding PadR family transcriptional regulator, with translation MVAENTQVQMRKGILEYCILSIISRNEIYASDIIAELKKAELLVVEGTLYPLLTRLKNNGLLSYNWKESTSGPPRKYYEITAEGMEVLQKLDVTWKELLFAVETSLEHRTI, from the coding sequence ATGGTAGCTGAAAATACACAAGTGCAGATGCGGAAAGGAATATTGGAATACTGTATTCTTTCTATTATATCTCGAAATGAGATCTATGCATCGGATATAATTGCGGAGTTGAAGAAGGCGGAGCTCTTGGTCGTAGAAGGTACATTGTACCCTTTGCTTACACGGCTAAAGAACAATGGCCTGCTGAGCTACAACTGGAAAGAGTCTACATCAGGGCCTCCGCGTAAGTACTATGAAATTACTGCAGAGGGCATGGAAGTGCTTCAAAAACTGGATGTAACTTGGAAGGAGCTGCTATTTGCAGTAGAAACCTCTTTAGAGCATAGAACGATTTAA
- a CDS encoding PspC domain-containing protein, which produces MNKTIIININSIVFHIEEDAYEILRSYMIDIKRHFGRSEDSKEILEDIENRIAEMFSERIHSGKKEVIGIDDVNQVIGQMGRVSDFEAGLVGEDEEAPSTADAEKANEEQEQQAPINEPTYFAKKLMKDPDDKILGGVCSGLGHYFGIEPKWVRVMFLAFFLFAGSGAMLYIVLWIFMPKAATRADKMAMRGEAPNLQNFKKSFEMDELSSQLSGTREYIGRSARSVESFIGSFFRIVGRVLGIIILFSVGMTLLGLFIFFIFNGLYLIGFQTEVFFPPLELLDPSDAYLALLAGFLANFIPFMALFYLLLRVLFNAPKMNNYASLTLLTAWGLSIIAIIYFSVATAQNFRETSTVKVEKQLQSAPNYVFSEKDVRVIDASSEDFDNGRLKAIEDGFSLRDDLSIRIESLDSLEKPFIQYNYTAKGRTFKQASDNASDIAYQVKQDGASLLFDSHFLFSSKKKLYRDQRIDVSVFLPVGTKVTIMNNMDHKVFHSVSIHECYPDINQKSTEWVMTKNGLKCATADPEEEKEKVEETATSES; this is translated from the coding sequence ATGAATAAAACTATAATCATCAACATAAACAGCATCGTTTTCCACATTGAGGAGGATGCCTACGAGATATTGCGTTCCTACATGATCGATATCAAACGGCACTTTGGCCGTTCGGAGGACAGCAAAGAAATTTTAGAAGATATTGAGAATCGGATTGCTGAAATGTTTTCAGAACGCATCCACTCCGGTAAGAAAGAGGTGATCGGTATTGATGACGTCAACCAGGTCATCGGGCAGATGGGGCGTGTGAGTGATTTTGAAGCTGGCCTAGTGGGCGAGGATGAAGAAGCTCCAAGTACTGCCGATGCCGAAAAGGCGAATGAAGAGCAAGAGCAGCAGGCACCGATCAATGAGCCTACTTATTTTGCTAAAAAATTAATGAAGGATCCGGATGACAAGATCTTAGGCGGTGTATGTAGTGGACTAGGACATTACTTCGGCATAGAACCAAAGTGGGTTCGGGTGATGTTTCTTGCCTTTTTCCTGTTCGCTGGGTCCGGAGCTATGCTGTATATTGTATTATGGATCTTTATGCCTAAAGCCGCTACCCGTGCCGACAAAATGGCGATGCGTGGCGAAGCACCGAACTTGCAGAACTTTAAAAAGTCGTTCGAGATGGATGAGCTTTCCAGTCAGTTATCTGGTACACGCGAATACATCGGCCGAAGTGCGCGCTCTGTGGAGTCGTTTATTGGCTCTTTCTTCCGCATCGTTGGCCGTGTACTGGGGATCATCATTCTGTTTTCGGTTGGTATGACTTTATTGGGATTATTTATCTTCTTTATATTCAACGGCCTGTATTTGATCGGTTTCCAGACAGAAGTTTTCTTCCCGCCGTTGGAGCTATTGGATCCTTCAGATGCTTACCTGGCATTACTTGCCGGATTTCTAGCGAACTTTATTCCGTTCATGGCATTGTTTTACCTCCTATTAAGGGTGTTATTCAATGCGCCAAAGATGAATAATTATGCATCTCTTACCTTGCTCACTGCTTGGGGGTTGTCTATCATTGCGATCATCTATTTCAGTGTAGCTACGGCTCAAAACTTTCGGGAAACTAGTACCGTGAAGGTAGAGAAGCAGCTACAATCTGCACCAAACTATGTGTTTTCGGAAAAAGATGTGCGGGTAATCGATGCGTCAAGTGAAGATTTTGATAACGGACGACTAAAAGCAATTGAAGACGGATTTAGTCTTCGGGACGATTTAAGCATCCGTATTGAATCCCTGGATTCTTTGGAAAAGCCCTTCATACAATATAATTATACGGCTAAAGGTCGCACTTTCAAGCAAGCTTCAGACAATGCATCCGATATCGCATACCAGGTGAAACAGGATGGAGCAAGTCTTCTGTTTGATAGTCACTTTCTGTTTAGCTCGAAAAAGAAATTGTATCGCGATCAGCGGATCGATGTGAGCGTATTTTTGCCAGTAGGCACAAAGGTGACCATTATGAACAATATGGACCATAAAGTATTCCATAGCGTATCGATACATGAGTGCTACCCAGACATTAACCAAAAATCTACGGAGTGGGTGATGACAAAGAATGGTTTGAAATGTGCAACGGCCGATCCAGAAGAGGAAAAAGAAAAGGTGGAAGAGACTGCAACTTCTGAGTCTTAA
- a CDS encoding outer membrane beta-barrel protein, whose translation MIRILFIVALAAIALINQAFAQQGSIHIQGSVLNEQQEPLAGATVYLMTVSSKVVLKSALTDDKGEYALSHVPTGNYYLEVGSIGYTSAQSDPFEFAGKKLDMPAFVLSAQSQAIEAVAVTGQQPLIRSSNGKLVLDVENSTLAAGNNALEVLQRAPGVTIDKDENILLMGREGINVTIDGRQTFMTGEQLASFLKSMDGGQIKNIEVATTRSAKDDAEGSSGSINIVLKKNKIEGFNGTLIGSLAQGNHTRGNTSASLNYKKNNTTLFGTYSYMNNKRLFDLDIYRIVGEEDPTVFDQTSDLLQTDRTHTYRFGIEQKTSERNTLLAQFSANNMSEDEDNTSFTAMSRRSGPIDSMLNSNTMGRAGFNRYSLNLNNTLLTDTSGGKLVFDADLSRFRNTNTINYQYLMSDAQGSLLYDPEFERSAMPVDIDIYVGKVDYSKPLKNQARFETGLKYSNVRSDNNMQFEHVVNGVWQEFVGRSNHFVYTEQVAAAYADYSREIGKWSVKAGLRGELTLSDGESRTMETNVKRRYFDLFPSASVTRTLNENNILSLSYAKKISRPNYRFLNPFEYFIDRFTFMRGNPYLQPQYTHGFSLNYTWKQLFNFTLGSDITNDAITESMGQDEETKQSWVIRENLGRQVNSYLNINTPYKVGNFWSINNNMTLVHMYFKGPIAGSFVDQGGFMFQLNNMNNFKINKSFSAETSLSYTSPFVYNIYKIHSRWNLDAGINYNFKDPRSTLKLAATDIFRTIRNNVSTDFGAFFADIRQYNDNQTVRLTYTFRFGNLKQNIRKTDSGNDERDRAQ comes from the coding sequence ATGATTCGAATACTATTTATAGTTGCCCTGGCAGCTATTGCCCTAATAAATCAAGCATTTGCCCAGCAGGGAAGCATACATATACAGGGTTCTGTACTTAACGAACAGCAGGAACCATTAGCTGGAGCAACCGTTTATCTAATGACCGTTAGCTCTAAGGTAGTCCTAAAATCCGCGCTCACTGATGATAAAGGAGAGTATGCGCTCAGCCATGTGCCAACAGGAAATTACTACCTCGAAGTAGGGTCTATTGGATATACTTCTGCTCAGTCGGATCCTTTTGAATTTGCTGGAAAGAAGCTGGATATGCCTGCTTTTGTTCTTTCCGCGCAAAGCCAAGCTATCGAAGCCGTAGCCGTCACCGGACAACAACCACTCATCAGAAGTAGCAATGGCAAACTGGTATTGGATGTCGAAAACTCTACCTTAGCTGCGGGCAACAATGCCCTAGAAGTGTTGCAGCGCGCGCCAGGAGTAACTATTGATAAAGATGAAAACATTTTGTTGATGGGTCGTGAAGGGATAAACGTCACAATAGATGGACGACAAACATTCATGACGGGCGAACAACTAGCTTCTTTTCTGAAGTCTATGGATGGCGGGCAGATCAAAAATATTGAAGTGGCCACTACCCGTAGTGCCAAAGATGATGCAGAAGGTTCTTCCGGGAGCATCAATATTGTGCTGAAAAAAAATAAGATTGAAGGTTTTAATGGTACGTTAATCGGAAGTTTAGCACAGGGGAATCATACTCGAGGCAATACTTCAGCGAGTTTGAATTATAAGAAAAACAATACGACATTGTTCGGCACGTATTCTTACATGAACAATAAGCGTCTGTTTGATCTAGATATTTACCGTATAGTAGGCGAAGAAGATCCCACGGTTTTTGATCAAACGTCGGACTTGTTGCAAACTGATAGGACACACACATACCGCTTTGGTATAGAGCAGAAAACTTCGGAACGTAACACCCTACTGGCTCAATTTTCGGCCAATAATATGTCGGAAGATGAAGATAATACCAGTTTTACCGCGATGAGCCGCAGAAGCGGGCCAATCGACTCCATGCTCAACTCCAACACGATGGGGCGTGCTGGGTTCAACCGGTATTCATTGAACCTCAACAATACATTGCTCACGGATACTTCTGGTGGTAAGTTGGTTTTTGATGCCGACCTAAGTCGCTTCAGAAATACCAATACGATCAATTACCAATACCTGATGAGCGATGCTCAGGGATCACTATTGTACGATCCAGAATTCGAACGCAGTGCCATGCCGGTAGATATTGATATCTATGTGGGTAAGGTAGACTATAGCAAACCCTTGAAAAACCAAGCTAGGTTCGAAACAGGTTTAAAATATAGCAATGTACGATCGGATAATAACATGCAATTTGAGCACGTGGTGAATGGTGTATGGCAGGAATTCGTTGGTCGTTCGAATCATTTCGTTTATACAGAACAGGTGGCTGCCGCGTATGCCGATTACAGTAGAGAGATTGGTAAATGGTCGGTGAAGGCTGGTCTGCGAGGCGAACTGACGTTGTCGGATGGAGAGTCGCGCACCATGGAGACCAATGTCAAACGACGCTACTTCGATCTTTTCCCTTCGGCCAGTGTGACGCGCACGCTGAATGAAAACAACATACTATCCTTAAGCTATGCGAAAAAGATTTCGCGGCCCAATTACCGTTTTCTCAATCCATTCGAATACTTTATAGATCGATTCACCTTTATGCGTGGCAATCCCTATTTGCAACCGCAATATACGCATGGTTTCAGCCTCAATTATACCTGGAAGCAGCTATTTAACTTCACCTTGGGTAGCGACATTACCAACGATGCGATCACAGAAAGTATGGGGCAAGATGAAGAAACAAAACAATCTTGGGTAATTCGGGAGAACTTGGGCAGGCAGGTGAATAGCTACCTAAACATCAACACACCTTACAAAGTGGGGAATTTCTGGAGTATCAACAACAATATGACGCTAGTGCATATGTACTTCAAAGGACCTATTGCTGGCTCATTTGTAGATCAGGGAGGTTTTATGTTTCAGTTGAACAATATGAACAACTTTAAGATCAATAAGTCCTTCTCCGCAGAGACTTCCTTATCTTATACTTCCCCCTTCGTATACAACATTTATAAGATCCATAGTCGCTGGAATCTGGATGCCGGTATAAACTATAATTTCAAAGATCCACGGAGTACGTTGAAGTTGGCCGCAACAGATATTTTCCGCACCATTCGTAACAACGTAAGTACTGATTTTGGTGCATTCTTCGCCGATATTCGTCAATACAACGACAACCAAACCGTACGGTTAACGTATACCTTCCGTTTTGGTAATTTGAAGCAGAATATCCGTAAAACGGATAGTGGTAATGACGAGAGAGATCGGGCTCAATAG
- a CDS encoding TIGR00730 family Rossman fold protein, with translation MNMKSVVIFCASSPGFDGVWMESARRVGAHLAQSGITLVYGGGKVGLMGAVADAALDAKGTVVGVIPEFLDAKEVGHHGVTELIVVETMHERKMEMSTRCDGVIALPGGFGTLEELFEMITWAQLGLHSKPVGILNVNGFYDHLITFIEQMVISGLLRPENHDMLLVSDDISDLLAKMNNYTAPNVPKWLDKEDV, from the coding sequence ATGAATATGAAAAGTGTGGTTATTTTTTGCGCTTCCAGTCCCGGCTTTGACGGAGTCTGGATGGAAAGCGCCCGTCGGGTTGGAGCGCATTTGGCGCAGTCCGGAATCACCCTGGTTTACGGCGGTGGCAAAGTCGGATTAATGGGCGCTGTAGCTGATGCGGCATTGGATGCAAAAGGCACGGTGGTCGGTGTGATCCCCGAATTTCTCGATGCCAAAGAAGTCGGCCATCACGGCGTTACGGAGTTGATCGTAGTAGAAACGATGCATGAACGCAAAATGGAAATGAGCACACGATGCGATGGTGTGATCGCATTACCGGGTGGCTTTGGTACGTTGGAAGAACTTTTTGAAATGATCACTTGGGCACAGCTTGGCTTGCATAGCAAACCAGTTGGCATTCTGAATGTGAATGGTTTTTACGATCACCTGATTACATTTATCGAACAGATGGTGATTAGCGGATTATTAAGACCGGAGAATCACGATATGCTGTTGGTGTCTGATGATATCAGCGATCTGTTGGCAAAGATGAACAACTATACGGCTCCGAATGTACCCAAATGGTTGGATAAGGAAGACGTTTAG
- a CDS encoding sodium:solute symporter: MSTLDWIVLILTLLGIVTYGIYKSRNVQNIDGYMLGDRELPWYNVGFSVMATQASAITFLSAPGLAYSSGMSFVQFYFGLPLAMIVLCVTFVPIFHRLKVYTAYEFLEKRFDTNTRVLTAILFLIQRGISTGITIFAPAVILSTIFEIDLTLTTLGIGLMVVSYTVYGGTKAVSYTQLLQMSIIFGGLLLAGVLVVHFLPEEIGFSEALHIAGKSGKTNAIDFSFDLDNQYTVWTGLIGGFFLQLSYFGTDQSQVGRYLTGSSVRESRMGLLMNGVLKIPLQFCILLIGVLVFAYYQYNTPPLFFNQTEVKKLESGVYSAEYNNLLSQHEDTKAAKANDVEGLIKAMRDGDIQAEDQYTTALAAHNQTTDSLRSQMIVLLQQNDAKADTNDNNYVFLSFVKDVFPKGLVGLLIAIIFLASMGATASAINSLSSTTVIDIIKRFIRKSDDDKTYLRISRITTLFWGIFTVIIALYANRVGNLLEAVNILGSLFYGTILGIFLVAFYVKNIGGKAVFIAALLTEVLVVIIWQQDIIAFLWLNLIGCIGVVVISYLIQIFLPAHKSIPQ; the protein is encoded by the coding sequence ATGAGCACTCTCGATTGGATAGTGCTCATTCTCACGTTGCTGGGTATCGTAACTTATGGGATCTACAAAAGCCGCAATGTCCAAAACATTGACGGTTATATGCTCGGTGACCGGGAGCTTCCCTGGTACAATGTAGGTTTTTCGGTGATGGCTACACAAGCCAGCGCCATCACATTCCTTTCTGCCCCGGGACTAGCCTATTCATCGGGCATGAGTTTCGTACAGTTTTATTTTGGACTGCCACTGGCCATGATTGTCTTGTGTGTCACCTTTGTGCCCATCTTCCATCGGCTGAAAGTGTACACCGCATACGAATTTCTGGAAAAGCGCTTTGATACCAACACGCGCGTACTTACGGCAATTCTATTCTTGATTCAGCGCGGCATATCTACCGGCATCACCATCTTTGCACCAGCCGTAATTTTATCTACTATCTTCGAAATTGATCTCACGCTCACGACCCTAGGCATCGGTCTGATGGTAGTTTCCTATACCGTATATGGCGGCACTAAGGCCGTCTCCTACACGCAACTGCTGCAGATGTCCATCATCTTTGGCGGCTTGTTGCTAGCGGGTGTATTGGTCGTCCATTTCCTGCCGGAAGAAATTGGATTTTCTGAAGCGCTGCATATAGCCGGTAAATCTGGTAAAACCAACGCCATCGACTTTAGCTTCGACTTAGACAACCAGTATACGGTATGGACCGGATTGATTGGCGGATTTTTCTTACAGCTGTCGTATTTCGGTACAGATCAGAGTCAGGTAGGTCGCTATCTTACCGGATCATCGGTACGTGAAAGCCGGATGGGCTTGTTGATGAATGGCGTGCTGAAAATTCCACTGCAATTTTGTATTCTATTAATCGGTGTACTCGTATTTGCCTACTATCAATACAACACGCCACCACTTTTCTTCAACCAAACGGAAGTAAAAAAACTGGAAAGCGGTGTGTACTCCGCGGAATACAATAACTTGCTCTCGCAACACGAAGATACTAAAGCCGCGAAGGCGAACGATGTTGAAGGCTTAATCAAAGCCATGAGGGATGGTGATATACAGGCAGAAGATCAGTATACGACCGCACTGGCAGCGCACAACCAGACTACCGACTCGCTCCGGAGTCAAATGATCGTTTTGCTACAGCAAAACGATGCAAAAGCAGATACCAACGACAACAATTATGTGTTCTTGTCTTTTGTGAAGGACGTATTCCCAAAAGGCTTGGTAGGCCTACTTATTGCCATTATTTTTTTAGCATCTATGGGGGCCACCGCCAGTGCTATTAACTCCCTTTCCTCTACAACGGTCATTGATATTATCAAGCGATTTATTCGCAAATCCGACGACGATAAAACCTATTTACGTATCTCTCGCATCACCACCCTTTTTTGGGGGATTTTTACCGTAATCATTGCCTTGTATGCCAATCGGGTAGGCAACTTGTTAGAGGCGGTTAATATTCTGGGATCACTTTTCTACGGTACAATTCTGGGTATTTTTCTCGTCGCCTTTTATGTAAAGAATATTGGTGGCAAGGCGGTATTCATTGCTGCACTACTTACAGAGGTATTGGTAGTCATCATTTGGCAACAAGATATCATCGCATTTCTGTGGCTCAACTTGATCGGCTGTATTGGTGTAGTCGTTATTAGCTACCTCATTCAGATCTTTCTGCCAGCACACAAATCCATCCCGCAGTAA